A genomic stretch from Acropora palmata chromosome 13, jaAcrPala1.3, whole genome shotgun sequence includes:
- the LOC141863568 gene encoding laminin subunit beta-1-like, with amino-acid sequence MSTAMNKLSLRGLATLVLINHVYQALSQNPCDKRSCYPATGDLLIGRADKLFASSTCGLTEPEDYCIVSHLQDSNECFVCDASTSENNHTAPKMISEFNGKKERTWWQSENLKEDVYIQLNLEAQFHFTHLVMTFRTFRPAGMIIERSWDYGRHWNIYRYFAADCKQTFPAIPDGPQVDVDDVVCTEDFSSVEPSSDGEVIFRALNPQIAVKNPYSEKVQNLLKLTNIRINFTKLHTLGDLVLNPTKPDIKLKYYYAVYDLVIRGSCSCYGHAERCLPLPGEASIPGMVYGKCDCTHNTEGKNCERCKKGYNDTPWRPATAEDSFECTKCDCNGHAEECRFDNAVFANSGNVSGGVCVNCLHNTVGRKCEKCKPLHYQDPIRDFREAAACIPCNCDSVGGISGGECEGKTDPAEGLVAGRCMCKTNVQGIRCNLCKPGYWNLQSTNADGCEACTCSPLGTFDVCNPKNGKCTCKRLVMGPRCDLCQPGYWNLSRSVHGCEPCECDVGGSYERNCEQLTGQCRCRTSITGRRCDQVVDGNYFPLPDHLKYESEEAKIIGGQQNGKVVEREPIPGETVTWTGDGFTEVKDNAALEYAVTNVPYTGEYNLLVRYEPKDSGLWKINVKIERTDGLPLASGECQNATYANEPYYGNFTTVLSTPRYALFLPSVCLEKDVSYVVRVTYSRHETNRDGEDTILTDSMVLVPNAEDVSIFQGPDGEQRKKEFDRNKCLSYHLNASFPRPDLPPVCKRLIFAMSSVIYDGGKPCNCDPTGTKRDGNGTLICDAIGGQCQCKQFVIGQKCDRCAPGSFGFGQNGCSACNCDKTGSSDNLCDQLSGQCACRIKADGRQCNLCPPKNWGFPTCQPCVCNNHAASCDPQTGECVDCQHSTAGKYCEVCATGYYGDATRGTLNDCLRCQCPGGSSENQFSKTCLLDRSTTPPSSICDACDEGYTGKQCEECDDGYFGNPLIPGGRCQSCSCNNNIDQSNIGNCDRLTGRCLACMFNTAGFSCERCKSGYYGHALVRNCTECVCNANGTVPGFHDTCNYETGQCKCLANVIGIQCDKCADGFWNLNSGVGCEKCDCCGEGSTQATCNEDSGLCNCKPGYGGPRCCECEYGYWGTPLSNCTACDCNPAGSVSLQCNRDTGKCQCKPGVIGDKCDMCDADTSGKMPHCEVCGGCYYQWKVTLKSLSRNVSVEVPRAYNLSLTPRKPGSIKGYEYEMKALEEKLKRVEEILKTQVTTENDTKAIEEQLNAVNKDIRDLGEKVEKLNKEANTSENRTQEANSEIVKLRERLAKLLRNGTQLKSDVEKLLRSDVRGAYEEILKNQVRSRRAQSKVTDSQKTVDLVKEERNKTEILLAGPPSLDEKHDNNNATYIDILEKIKELLKQVDILNGIVCGTPSSKCGGCNALNCSICGGPGCNGSLALAVEAVERAKAAEEAHRVREAKALQTLEEVEKAEVMVNMTSEAAEQAVMRAMEADEQARSASNRMEKLIEDILEFLNREFGNTDEIRELVSRVKDLKLSVTREEIAKLANDIKKALASLTGIDDILQETEERLNSVNNLKERAEQARAKAVAVSDVISSITDALVKAAGSQATAQNATRAAKEDIKIAQDVITRLLSGLDALENAIDAAQSNVTEIAGEVPLVQKQFTKNIEQLNITKKNALDAHDQSQTARKEVDKLFDLLKEAQDKRNSKAISVEVTATNVTNLKKKVEKLLQNLGNKHERLIVVEKRITTLESLVNETRILQEETKEFLKKLEDRQKCYLECNPNIEFNACFED; translated from the exons ATGTCAACAGCCATGAACAAATTAAGCTTACGGGGACTCGCGACTTTGGTGCTTATAAATCATG tCTATCAAGCTTTGAGTCAAAACCCATGTGACAAACGTAGCTGTTACCCAGCCACTGGAGACCTTTTGATTGGCCGCGCTGACAAGCTGTTTGCCTCATCAACATGTGGCTTAACTGAGCCTGAAGACTATTGCATCGTGTCGCATCTTCAAGATTCAAATGAATGTTTCGTTTGCGATGCAAGTACGTCTGAGAATAACCACACTGCACCTAAAATGATTTCTGAATTTAACGGAAAGAAGGAGCGTACGTGGTGGCAGTCTGAAAACCTTAAAGAAGATGTGTATATCCAG CTAAACCTAGAGGCCCAATTTCACTTCACTCATTTGGTGATGACATTCCGCACATTCCGCCCAGCTGGTATGATCATTGAGCGATCATGGGACTACGGCAGACACTGGAATATATATCGTTATTTTGCAGCTGATTGTAAGCAAACATTTCCAGCCATTCCTGATGGACCACAggttgatgttgatgatgttgTTTGTACGGAGGATTTCTCTTCGGTGGAGCCATCTTCTGATGGAGAG GTCATATTCAGGGCTTTAAATCCACAAATTGCAGTCAAAAATCCATACAGTGAAAAAGTCCAGAACTTGTTGAAACTAACAAACATTCGAATCAACTTCACCAAGTTACACACTCTTGGGGATTTGGTGCTTAACCCAACCAAACCAGATATCAAATTGAAGTATTATTATGCCGTGTACGATCTGGTCATCCGAGGTAGCTGCTCTTGTTATGGACATGCAGAACGGTGTCTGCCGCTGCCAGGAGAAGCAAGCATTCCTGGAATG GTGTATGGCAAGTGTGATTGCACTCACAACacagaaggaaaaaattgtgaaCGGTGTAAGAAAGGTTACAATGATACACCCTGGAGACCAGCAACTGCTGAGGATTCCTTTGAATGCACAA aGTGTGATTGCAACGGTCATGCCGAAGAGTGTCGTTTTGATAATGCTGTCTTTGCAAACTCTGGAAATGTCAGCGGCGGTGTCTGCGTAAACTGCTTGCATAACACTGTCGGccgaaaatgtgaaaaatgcaAACCACTCCATTACCAAGATCCAATACGAGATTTCAGAGAGGCTGCCGCGTGTATCC CATGCAACTGTGATTCTGTGGGTGGGATCAGTGGGGGAGAATGTGAAGGAAAGACTGATCCAGCTGAGGGCCTGGTTGCTGGTCGCTGCATGTGCAAGACAAACGTTCAAGGCATTAGATGCAACCTCTGCAAACCAGGCTACTGGAATTTACAATCAACAAATGCTGATGGATGTGAAG CTTGTACTTGTAGTCCTCTCGGTACCTTTGATGTTTGTAACCCCAAGAATGGCAAGTGCACTTGTAAGCGACTCGTGATGGGACCAAGATGTGACCTCTGCCAG cCTGGTTATTGGAATTTGAGCAGAAGTGTGCATGGTTGCGAACCCTGTGAATGTGACGTAGGCGGAAGTTACGAGAGAAACTGCGAACAATTGACGGGACAGTGTCGCTGCCGCACAAGCATCACGGGAAGACGATGCGATCAAGTTGTGGATGGGAACTACTTTCCTTTACCGGATCACTTGAAATATGAATCGGAGGAAGCGAAAATTATCGGG GGACAGCAGAATGGAAAGGTTGTTGAAAGGGAACCAATTCCAGGAGAAACTGTGACATGGACAGGAGATGGTTTTACGGAAGTCAAAGATAACGCTGCCTTGGAGTACGCTGTTACTAACGTCCCCTACACGGGAGAGTACAACCTCTTAGTCCGTTACGAACCAAAG GACTCAGGGTTATGGAAGATTAACGTCAAAATTGAACGCACAGACGGTCTCCCTCTGGCCAGCGGTGAATGCCAAAATGCTACTTATGCGAATGAGCCATATTATGGCAACTTTACAACGGTTTTATCCACTCCCCGATATGCGCTGTTCCTGCCAAGTGTGTGCCTGGAGAAAGACGTGTCTTACGTAGTGAGAGTGACTTACAGTCGTCATGAGACCAACAGAGATGGGGAAGATACAATTCTTACAGATTCT ATGGTGCTCGTTCCAAATGCAGAGGACGTGTCCATATTTCAAGGACCCGATGGTGAGCAGAGGAAAAAGGAATTTGATCGCAACAAATGCTTAAGCTATCATCTCAACGCATCCTTTCCTCGACCTGATCTACCACCAGTCTGTAAACGACTTATTTTTGCCATGTCATCAGTCATCTACGATGGAGGCAAAC CATGCAACTGCGATCCAACGGGAACAAAGCGAGATGGTAATGGTACGCTGATATGTGATGCGATTGGTGGACAATGTCaatgcaaacaatttgtgattggtcagaaatGTGACCGCTGTGCACCGGGATCGTTTGGCTTCGGACAAAACGGTTGCAGTG cttGTAATTGCGACAAGACCGGTTCATCAGATAATCTGTGTGACCAATTGAGTGGCCAGTGCGCCTGCAGAATCAAGGCCGACGGTCGTCAATGTAACCTTTGCCCTCCAAAGAACTGGGGATTTCCAACGTGTCAACCATGTGTTTGTAATAACCACGCGGCCTCTTGTGATCCCCAGACCGGGGAATGTGTTGACTGTCAGCACAGCACTGCGGGAAAATACTGTGAAGTTTGCGCTACTGGTTACTATGGTGATGCCACACGTG GGACACTAAATGATTGTCTTCGGTGCCAGTGCCCTGGCGGCAGCAGTGAGAATCAATTCAGCAAAACCTGTTTATTGGATCGTTCTACAACTCCGCCGTCTTCAATTTGCGACGCATGTGAC gAAGGCTATACCGGCAAACAATGCGAGGAATGTGACGATGGTTACTTTGGTAACCCTCTCATCCCAGGAGGCCGCTGTCAATCATGCTCTtgcaacaacaacatcgaCCAATCCAACATTGGAAACTGTGACCGGTTGACTGGCAGGTGCCTCGCCTGTATGTTTAATACCGCTGGCTTCAGCTGTGAGCGTTGTAAGTCAGGTTACTATGGCCACGCTCTCGTCAGGAACTGTACAG AGTGCGTTTGCAACGCAAATGGCACGGTCCCAGGCTTTCACGATACCTGCAACTACGAGACAGGGCAGTGTAAGTGCTTAGCGAATGTGATTGGTATCCAGTGTGACAAGTGCGCCGACGGTTTTTGGAATCTGAACAGCGGTGTAGGATGTGAAAAATGCGATTGCTGTGGGGAAGGCTCGACCCAGGCCACTTGTAATGAG GACAGTGGTCTGTGCAACTGCAAGCCTGGCTATGGTGGCCCCAGGTGCTGTGAATGCGAATATGGTTACTGGGGAACACCACTGTCAAACTGCACAG CTTGTGACTGCAATCCCGCGGGATCAGTTTCTCTTCAGTGCAACCGGGACACGGGCAAATGTCAGTGTAAGCCAGGTGTGATAGGGGACAAGTGTGACATGTGTGACGCAGACACCTCGGGTAAAATGCCACACTGTGAAGTGTGTGGAGGATGTTACTATCAGTGGAAGGTCACGCTGAAGTCACTGTCACGCAATGTCAGCGTGGAAGTACCGAGAGCATACAACCTCTCTCTCACCCCTAGAAAGCCAG GAAGTATCAAGGGGTATGAGTACGAGATGAAAGCTCTCGAGGAGAAACTGAAAAGAGTTGAGGAAATACTTAAAACTCAAGTAACCACTGAGAATGATACGAAAGCGATAGAAGAACAATTAAATGCCGTGAATAAAGATATTCGGGATCTTGGAGAAAAAGTGGAAAAGCTAAACAAAGAGGCAAACACTTCTGAAAATCGAACACAAGAAGCAAATTCTGAAATTGTGAAGCTACGAGAACGCTTGGCCAAGCTGCTGAGGAATGGAACGCAGCTCAAGTCAGACGTTGAAAAATTGCTGCGGTCTGACGTCCGTGGTGCGTACGAAGAAATTCTGAAAAATCAAGTCAGGTCACGCCGAGCACAAAGCAAGGTGACTGATTCTCAGAAAACTGTTGACCTAGTTAAGGAAGAGAGAAATAAGACAGAAATTTTACTCGCTGGTCCGCCTTCTTTGGACGAGAAACACGACAATAACAACGCAACGTATATCGATATCCTCGAGAAAATAAAGGAACTGTTAAAACAAGTTGATATCCTGAATGGAATCGTGTGCGGCACCCCCTCGAGTAAATGTGGCGGCTGTAATGCCCTTAATTGTTCGATCTGTGGTGGCCCTGGTTGCAACGGGTCCTTGGCCCTTGCGGTAGAAGCCGTGGAAAGAGCCAAGGCGGCAGAGGAAGCTCATCGAGTAAGAGAAG CCAAAGCGTTACAGACGCTAGAGGAAGTCGAAAAAGCGGAAGTGATGGTGAACATGACGTCAGAGGCAGCTGAGCAAGCAGTAATGCGAGCCATGGAAGCTGATGAACAAGCAAGAAGCGCAAGTAACCGAATGGAAAAACTAATAGAG GACATTTTAGAATTTCTCAATCGAGAGTTTGGAAATACCGATGAAATACGAGAGTTAGTGTCGCGTGTGAAGGATCTTAAATTGTCTGTAACCCGAGAAGAAATCGCCAAGCTTgcaaatgatatcaagaaaGCGCTTGCTTCACTCACTGGTATAGATGATATACTACAGGAAACTGAGGAACGCCTAAACTCAGTCAATAACCTGAAAGAAAGAGCTGAACAAGCAAG AGCCAAAGCTGTAGCGGTCTCTGACGTCATCAGTTCTATAACAGATGCGCTGGTAAAGGCAGCTGGGAGCCAAGCAACCGCGCAGAATGCCACCCGTGCGGCGAAAGAAGACATCAAAATTGCGCAGGACGTCATTACACGA ctTCTTTCGGGACTGGATGCCCTCGAGAATGCTATAGATGCCGCCCAAAGTAACGTGACAGAGATCGCAGGCGAGGTTCCCTTAGTTCAAAAGCAGTTTACCAAGAACATTGAACAGTTGaacatcacaaaaaagaaTGCTTTGGATGCGCATGATCAATCACAGACTGCGCGAAAG GAGGTGGATAAGCTATTTGATTTGTTAAAAGAGGCGCAAGATAAAAGGAATTCCAAGGCCATCTCGGTTGAAGTAACTGCGACAAATGTCaccaacttgaagaaaaaagtcGAAAAATTACTCCAGAATTTAGGCAACAAACATGAAAGACTCATTG TTGTCGAAAAGAGAATTACCACGTTAGAAAGTCTTGTCAATGAAACAAGGATTCTACAAGAAGAAACCAAAGAATTCCTGAAAAAGTTAGAAGATCGACAAAAGTGTTATTTGGAATGCAATCCCAACATAGAATTCAACGCGTGTTTTGAAGATTGA